In Candidatus Zixiibacteriota bacterium, the genomic stretch CAGTTGTACGTCAGTTGTACGTCAGTTGTACGTCAGTTGTACGTCAGTTGTACGTCAGTTCCCCGTCACTCTCTCTCCATTGCCCGGGGAAGTGAGCAAAGTTACTGATAGATATAGTCTCACCGTACAGTCCCCCGAAGGGATAATACTTGGTCTTCCACCACACCGTTTTAGCCGAATCAGTCAATGCCTGAGGCGTACCAAGTTGGTCAGTCAGATAATATTCTCTGCCCCCCTGTGAACTATTGCCAAGCCGTGCAATGGGGACGCCGTTGAGGTAAACATAGTCCGCCTGCCAGCCGCCCGAACTGTAATACTCGGACAACTGCTGGCCGTCAAGAGCCGGAATATAGTAGAACGTAGCTCCACCATAGCTTTTCTTAATTCGCCGATGCCAGGCGTCATAACCCATTGTGATGGTTGTGCCGTCTCCGGTGATGGTAATGAGCCGTCCGGCATCGTACCTCGCCGGCTAGTTTACTCATGTAGAGCCCGTACTAATTTCATTAGCATCCTCTTAATTCGTTGGCCGGGCCCCTTACCCGTGCGATACATAGTGAGAACATCGATTCCAAAGCTCTGCCTAATGAAACTGAGAAGATCCTCCCACTCTACTTTAGTGCAACGATGAAAAATGTCTCCATGGGCAATATTATGTTTTACTATTTGCTCCGATACACTTAATGTGGTCGAATAGGATTTTTCTGCTGTGAAGTATTTCAGAATCACATCCAAAGAAACTTCCTCGCCGTAACCATCCCACCCGCCAAAGTGAAAGGGTACTCCCCTATGGTCGTTGCCTATCATTTCCACCTCCAGCCCCTGATGACCTCATTTCCCTTTCCTGATAGAGGCCATCCTAAGTCCACACGCGGGAGCGGTGTCCTCGGTCCACGGATTGGTTCCAACCAATGAACATTTACTCGCCGTACAGCCGTTCCCGGATTCCTAAGCGGTAGATTGAGTGCTTCTCGTGCCTGTTGTCCAAGTGAATAGGGCGCTTGGTTTGTTCTACTTGGTGCCAACCAAGGAGAAGTATAGCTCGAGTTCCCTTTCGGATAATACTGCCAGTAACTTCGCGGCACACCGCACAGACTCTGCAGGCCACGGGCTCCAGTCAATAAGCCGGAAGTTGTAGACCACATCTCGGGTGTCCACAGACTGGCGAAAGTTCCAGCAGTAGCGTCAAGCCAACCATTACTTTGTGCATGTCGTGCCGACCAGTAATCTACGGCCTCATTGCCAAAGCCGGTGCCAAAGACCTGGCCGCTTTGAACGGATGTCGGAAGCAGAGACCAGACATAATCAGAAACCGATTGCACGGCATTTAGCAGAGAGGTTACTTCTTGGATGCGTGAGTAAATCGACGATCCCTCAGGGTCATAGTAGCGAAGAGGATTGGCCGAGGCATAGCCATACAGGTTCGCCTGTCGACCATTCAACCCCAGCGGATCAGCCTGATAATACCTGCCTATCCTCGGATTGTAATATCTGTGCCAGTTGTAAGTCAGTCTCGCCTCGCTATCCTTTCACTGACCGGAAAAGTTTACGATACATCAATAACTGTACAATTATCTCCAAGTGTTATCCATCCTTGCCGTCCGTCAGACATCTCAATCTTATAGATCATACAGTCTTTTGGATACTCGTAGTTTAAAGCCTTGACGGTATCTCCGATCTCCAATTCTGCAATCACATGAACACCTTGATAGTAGAAGCATTCATTTTCCGAAATTACGACCGTTTTGCCTGGACCTGTAACTACTACGGCCTTCTTTAAATCGCCACACCCCCACAGATGTAAGAAGATAAGTTGTAGTGGGAAGAATATTATCCATTTTGAGATGTTCATAGTCCATACCACCAATCAGTCAATCCCTTCCACCATCCTCCAGTCCAAGGTGCCCTAGTCCACCAATTATTTGACTGTTCGGGCAATTGTATGAGTCAACCAGTCCCATGTCCATAAAAGTATTTCCCAACCCTACAGGAAAGACGATCGTTCCCATGTTGAATCCAAGATTTTCCAAAGCATTCTCCAAAGGATCGCCACAGCTATTATTTGTAAACCAATTGTAATCCCTGTCGTATGTTCTAAGGTAGTCGTTGAGGTATATCTCCTGCGCTAACGTCAATTTTAGAATCATGCCGATGCCTTCTCTGAATTTGGTATTTTGCTTGATATAATCCGATGTGGGATTAATGTACATCCCCCCAAGAGAGTAACTATATGATGTCGAGTTTATATTGATTGATACATGGCCAAATGAGGAGCGTCCCCATGCTATTGGTTGCCAAATAATCACTTCTGTTATAAGTCCTGAAGGATCCGTATATCTCAGCGGATTATTGAGGGCATAGGCGTACAGGTTCGTTTCATCTCCGTGAACCCCCAACGGGTCAGCCTGATAATATCTGCCTATCCTCGGATTGTAATATCTGTGCCAGTTATGCTGAATGTGGAGAATCGCGCTATCTCGGTACATGCCAGGGAATCTCATTGTGTTCGTATCTACGATTTCTGATTTAGCTCTTCCTTGAGTTTCTTGATGCGCCACACTGATCTCAGATAGAGCAAGATA encodes the following:
- a CDS encoding RHS repeat-associated core domain-containing protein, with amino-acid sequence MYRDSAILHIQHNWHRYYNPRIGRYYQADPLGVHGDETNLYAYALNNPLRYTDPSGLITEVIIWQPIAWGRSSFGHVSININSTSYSYSLGGMYINPTSDYIKQNTKFREGIGMILKLTLAQEIYLNDYLRTYDRDYNWFTNNSCGDPLENALENLGFNMGTIVFPVGLGNTFMDMGLVDSYNCPNSQIIGGLGHLGLEDGGRD
- a CDS encoding RHS domain-containing protein, with the protein product MGYDAWHRRIKKSYGGATFYYIPALDGQQLSEYYSSGGWQADYVYLNGVPIARLGNSSQGGREYYLTDQLGTPQALTDSAKTVWWKTKYYPFGGLYGETISISNFAHFPGQWRESDGELTYN